The sequence TATGCCATTGTTCGCACATTGGAGTTTTGGATTCATTATCTGCTGCCAATGGAGTTCGTGTTGTTTTCTCATCATGAAGCCCTCAAATTTATTCATGGGCAGCACAAATTGCATCGCCGACAAGCTAATTGGGTGGAGGTGTTACAGGCCTATTCTTTTGTTATTAAACATAAGTCTGGTAAACTTACCAAGGTCGCGGATGCGCTTAGTCGACGGCACTCGTTGCTGTCCACTTTTGGGGTTAAAGTGGTGGGGTTTGAAATCATCAAGGAGCTCTACCCACAAGACCCTTACTTTGGTGGCATATTTCTTAAGTGTTTGGATGGTCCAGTCGATGCTTTTCTCTGCCAGGAGGGTTATTTGTTCAAGGGATCCAAACTGTGCATTCCTGATTGCTCTCTACttgaatccattgttttggaAGCTCATGGAGGTGGTCTGGCGGGTCACTTTGGTCGTGATAAGACTTATTCCTTGGTCTCTTGTCATTTTTATTGGCCTCGATTAGACTGGGATGTCTTACGCTGTATCCAGCGGTGCAAGACCTATCATATTGCTAAGTCTCACAAGCAAAATTCTGGTCTCTATACTCCTCTTCCGGTACCTGCTGCTCCTTGGGAGGATGTTAGCCTCGATTTTGTGGTGGGTTTACCACCAACGCAACGCAAGAAAGACTCTATTATGGTAGTGGTGGATTGATTCTCAAAGATGGCGCACTTCGTGTCTTGTAATAAGACTATGGATGCTTCTCGCATTGCGGATCTCTATTTTGATAACATAGTGAAACTTCATGGTATTCCCAAGTCTATGGTTTTAGATCGTGACACGAAGTTTACAAGTCACTTTTGGCGGTTCCTTTGGCGAAAACTGGGTACCAAGCTCCTTTTCAGCTCTTCTCATCACCCTCAAACCGACGGGCAAACTGAGGTTGTCAACCGTAGTTTGGGAAATTTGTTACGCAGTCTTGTGGGGAAGAACATTCGTCAATGGGATCTCGTTTTGTCTCACGCGGAATTTGCTTACAACCGCTCTTTGCACCAAACTACTGGCTCTAGTCCCTTTGAGATAGTCTATGGTCTGAATCCAGCCACACCTTTGGATTTGGCTCCCTCTGTCTCCTTAACTGATTTTGACCAAACTACTGCAGAGAGGGTTAAATTTATTCAACAGATGCACATTCAGATTCGAGGAAATATTCTTAAGCACAATGAGAAGTATCGTCTCCAGGCAAACAAATATCGCAAACCCATTTCTTTTAGAGAGGGCGATTTAGTGTGGATCCATTTAAGTAAGGAGCGTTTTCCTCCTGGTAAACATGGCAAACTTAGGCCTCGTGCTGATGGTCCATTCAAAGTCTTGAAGCGCCTGGGTGACAATGCTTATAAAATTGAACTTCCTGGTGCTTATGGGGTCTCTGCCACTTTTAATGTATCTGATCTCTCACCTTACTATACAGATGACGACGAAGAAAGCTCAGGGTCGAGCTTTTTCTCCACCGGGGGAGATTGATCAAGGGTGGTTGTacttttgttgttattttattaTCTATGCAACTTTAtctatgtttttattttatttggcttGTCCTGGGAAGGTTAGTCTGGTCTTTTCCTGGAAGGAAGTGGTCTTGTTAAACCTATGGTCATTGTTTTGTGTGGGGGGAGTTGGATTATGACAAAGAACATATTGGGTTGTTGGGAAGCCTAGGCGGCGGCTCTCCTAATTCCTGTATCTATCATCAGACTTGAATAGAGTGGTGATTTGTTCTGTATCTCTTTCAAGCTGTTGTTTATTGAGTTTTTACAGTTGCAGAATATTGATTGCAGGATTCCTGGGGTGGTGTTAGCTTTCATTGACTTCTTGATTTACTGGTCTTGTTTGTGTTGCTGGGTTCTGGAGTTCTCTGAGTAGCTGGATCCTAGAAATTACTTTACAGTTCGTGTGTTTGGTGACCGGGACACTTCTTCTTAGTTTTCTCTGTCTCAGGAAGTCTTTATCAATCTCACCTTTCACAGGAAAGTCCCTCATCTAAGAATACAACATCACGAGACTCAATTTCTGTAACCTTCCCATCAACTTCTTCACCAATAAACACGAATCATTTAGAGTGAGAAGAGTATCGAATGAAGATACACTCCTTCCCTCTAGGACCAAGTTTCCCGTGGTGATGAGAATTATTGTGAACATAAGCTGCACCCTGCAAATTTCCTAAATTAGGTTTTTCACCATTTCATAGCCCATATGGGGTGGAGGGGACAGATTTAGAGGGCACATGGTTAAGAATGTAGGCAGTAGTCAATATTGCGTCTCCCCAAAAGGAAATTGGCAAATTTGCTTACGCCATCATTGACCTAACCATGTCTAATAGGGTCATATTCATTCTTTTTGCTACGCCATTTTGTTGCGGAGTATAAGGAATAGTTAGTTGTCGATCTATACCCTTTTcatcaaaaaattttgaattggtcataCAGATATTCATGACCTCAATCGGTCCTTAAAGCTTTGATCTTTGTGTATAATTGATTCTCTACCAAATTGGTGTATTGTTTGAAGCAGTCCAATGCTTCAACTTGTGTGAAATCAGATAAGCATGATCAAAACGTgtgaaatcatctataaaagtgaTGAAATATACAGCACCATGCCTAACCCTTACATTCATTGGTCCATATATGTAAGAATGGATAAGATGTAATGGACTATCAGCTCTCTTGGCTTTGCCAAATGGTAATCTAGTTGCTTCTCCAGCTAGGCAATGCTCACGAGTGGGCAATTCTACTTTGGCGAGAGATCCTAAGAGACCTGTTCGAGCCAATCTATTGAATCGGTCTTGCCCAATGTGTCCTAATCTGGCATGCCATAATACACTATCGTATTGGGAACATAACTGGAATTTCCAACAACATAGATAGATGCATTGTCATTAAGTACAATATTAGCGGTGTCTAACACCATAAAACCATCCAACACATAGCCAGAACCATAATATACGTTGTCTATAAATATTTTCACACAACATTTATTAAAAACAAGATGAAAACCTAGTTCTAGCAACACAAGAACAAAAACTAGATTTTGTCGAACTTTTGGAGATAGAGTGTGCGACCTCCCATTAGCTCTAACTTACAGGTACCAAGCCCAAGCACATCAGCGGAAGCATTGTTccccatatatatacatctacTCTCTTTGGAATTCGACGAAAATCTACAAAAGTTGTTTGATCCCTTGCTACGCGATCGGTTGCTATTGAGTCTATAGTCCAATAAGACACAGATTCAGCAAACATTAAGCAACTACTAACATACAAGTTAGAGAGACTAATGTGGTCAAACATTACCTTTGACTCAGTGCAAACATGAGCAAAGTGATCTGGTTTGCCACAATTGAAACAGTTGTTGTTTCTGCCTTTCTTGCCACCGCATTTGCCACACTTGCGCTTGTGTCCACTAAAACTAGCTTCATTCCCCCTTTTTCCTTTATTGGGACCTTTACCTTTTCCCTTTTTACGACTAGAGCATGATGCTCCTCGTGAATTAGCCACAAAAACCTCTTCATAGGTTTTTCAGTGAGAAGATGATCTTCTTCAAGCTCAACATGGCGAGCAACCTCATCAAATGTCTTGATGTTGTCGTGTGGGTAGGGTCAACACGCATGTGTTCCCAAGAACTTGGTAAAGAGAAAATAACAGCTTGGACTTGCTGCTCATAAGTCATTTCACGCCTAACAGCCCTCAATTCATTGATCATGTTGGACATGACCGTCAGATGTTGCCTTATCGTGTGATTCTGACACTTCTTATAACCATTAAATTTGAGGATTAACTGACAAAGTCTAGCAGTTGAGGTTCCCTCATATTGAACcttcacagcatcccaaactGCTTGAGCTGAACGGTGCTTCTCAAAACACAACATTATATCATTCTTCATGCTACTCAACATCAATATGCGAGCCAGACGATCTTTGCGTTTATAGGCTTGATATGCTTCCATATCATGCCTATGTTGAGCAGTGTTCCCATACTTAGAttcagccattggttgagtgattgTTTCCAACATGTCTTGCTCTTTCAGGAGATATTGAATCTTACGATGCCAAACATCATAGTTCTTTTCATTCAGTTTGTCTCCTTGGTTCAAGTCAGcgacaatattttttgttgtagCCATTTCAACTATACAGACAAAATTACTAACATTAGAATATAGTACAAAGTTTTCAAATATTAATCTAAATATGCGACGGAAATAAATAACAATGTAAACATTCAATCAATTTCCATTAGCATAGTCCAATTAATATTTTTGATTCAAACAAGTGCAAAATATTCTAGTTATTAGTTCATCTAATAACTCTcactatttgatgacatttCGATTCATGCACATTTATCGTAATTAAATagtccctccgtcccatttctATAGTTCGGTAGTTATCGGAGGATAACAAAAAAGCAAGGTTGGAGTTTTGCTTGTCAATGATTGATGAAGGTACACTCGGATCCAAACCTTCTTTTATTAACATGTTTGATCGAATTCATATTGATGAAAAATGGTTTTATATGTCTAAACCatcacaaaaatattatcttCATCCAGAGGAGATTGAGCCTTTTCGCACATGCAAAAGTAAacgatttatttcaaaggttatGTTTTTGACTGCGGTGGCTCGTCCACGGTTTCATAGTACTGCTAATAGAGAGTTCAATGGAAAAATAGGAATATGGCCATTTGTGTTCAAAGAACCAGCAAAACGAAGTAGTAAGAATCGTGTTGCGGGGACTCTGGAGTCAAAGCCAATTTTGTCGGTTACTAAAGACATTATTCGTTTATGTTTGATCGAGAAATTATTGCcttcaatcaaagaaaaatggCCATTGGGTAGCTCAAGCAACATCTTCATTCAACAAGATAACGCAAGACCACATATATATGCCAATGATGTTGAATTTCAGCAAGTTGTTGAAACATATGGGTTGGATATTCGCTTATGTTGTCAACCTCCTAATAGTCATGATCTGAATGTCTTGGATCTTGGATTTTTTAGAGCTATTGAATCACTTCAACATCAGGAGGCTCCAACTATAGTGGACGAATTTGTTTTGGCCGTGGATAAAGCTTTTGACATGTTCCCTAGTGAAGATTTAAACAATGTTTTTTTAACATTACAAACATGTATGGTTGAGATTCTAAGAAATTTTGGTGGGAATAACTACAAAAATCTACATGTGAACAAACAAAAGTTAATTAGAGACGGGGAGCTCCCAATCTGCATTGAGTGTGATTTCCAAGTTTTGAATGAGGCAAAGGCAAGCATGACGCAGTGAATGTCAGAGATGGCAAAAAATAGAGCTCATATCAAAGCGAAGTGCACCATCCGAGTAAAATGCAAGTTTGTAGGAAAAATATTGAGTAATGATAGATTTGTGTTAATGTCAGGAAACAGGGTTGGTtccttccttcttctttctttctctctttgtttatgGCTGAAGTTTGTCATGTTTAGTGAATACTCCAGTACCAAAATCTCATACATGAGCACAGGTAGAAGGGAGTCCTCcagtaccaaaaaaaaaaaagaaacgaagGAGATAATGATAAGATCATTCC is a genomic window of Tripterygium wilfordii isolate XIE 37 chromosome 16, ASM1340144v1, whole genome shotgun sequence containing:
- the LOC119980705 gene encoding uncharacterized protein LOC119980705, producing the protein MIDEGTLGSKPSFINMFDRIHIDEKWFYMSKPSQKYYLHPEEIEPFRTCKSKRFISKVMFLTAVARPRFHSTANREFNGKIGIWPFVFKEPAKRSSKNRVAGTLESKPILSVTKDIIRLCLIEKLLPSIKEKWPLGSSSNIFIQQDNARPHIYANDVEFQQVVETYGLDIRLCCQPPNSHDLNVLDLGFFRAIESLQHQEAPTIVDEFVLAVDKAFDMFPSEDLNNVFLTLQTCMVEILRNFGGNNYKNLHVNKQKLIRDGELPICIECDFQVLNEAKASMTQ